In a genomic window of Verrucomicrobiota bacterium:
- a CDS encoding sigma-70 family RNA polymerase sigma factor, with protein MGSDAPESRSSSEDELNLIESVLAGDPQPFEVLLRPHLPRLFSMARRYARREVEAQDLVQEILLKVYQKLPGFRREAPFEYWLMRIAVRTCYDYLRACRRRREQSWTDLDPESAGLVEKFHAAEGSGDSADTQEAVRQLVHQVLEQLSAPARLVLTLQEIEGKSVKEIAALTGWSIPLVKVRAFRARAELRKRLSRMQLDQYL; from the coding sequence ATGGGGTCAGACGCGCCGGAAAGTCGTTCCTCTTCCGAGGATGAATTGAACCTCATCGAGAGCGTCCTGGCGGGTGATCCCCAACCTTTCGAAGTGTTGCTGAGACCCCATTTGCCGCGGTTGTTTTCGATGGCCAGGCGATATGCGAGACGGGAAGTCGAGGCGCAGGATTTGGTCCAAGAGATCCTGCTCAAAGTTTATCAGAAACTTCCCGGTTTTCGGCGGGAGGCGCCCTTCGAGTATTGGCTGATGCGGATCGCCGTGCGCACGTGTTACGACTACTTGCGGGCCTGCCGGCGACGCCGGGAGCAGAGTTGGACCGATTTGGATCCCGAGTCGGCCGGACTCGTGGAGAAGTTTCATGCGGCGGAGGGATCGGGGGATTCCGCCGACACGCAGGAGGCGGTTCGACAGTTGGTGCACCAGGTTCTTGAGCAATTGTCCGCTCCGGCACGTCTGGTCCTGACCTTACAGGAGATCGAGGGAAAGAGTGTGAAAGAAATCGCGGCTTTGACGGGTTGGTCGATTCCCCTGGTGAAGGTGCGGGCATTTCGTGCCCGCGCCGAGTTGAGAAAACGGCTGAGCCGGATGCAGCTCGACCAGTACTTGTAA
- a CDS encoding DUF1501 domain-containing protein, which produces MLQRCANGFGGLALAGLLSETGNLLRAETGGASAPNAIGMRPSHFAPKARNVIFLYMDGGPSQVDTFDPKPRLNREHGKPFGLKMEPTQFNNNGNTFGCPWEFNRHGQSGLPVSTLFPHVAGCADDLCVIRSMTANFSEHTNANYFLHTGLGLSGRPSVGAWVSYGLGSQNRNLPGFVVLNGGLIPPGGLENFGSGFLPATFQGSVFKAGLKPVANIQPLESSSRRQQDKLALMRELDQTWVDRLGPVDHVESAIANYELAFRMQAAVPELMDIRGESPATRALYGLDAPYDHTRTFGLQCLMARRLTERGVRFIELTCPPAGGDRWDQHGGLKAGHQNNARAVDQPIAGLLRDLKSRGLLDQTLVLWAGEFGRTPFAQGSDGRDHNPFGFSVWLAGGGVKGGLAYGATDDYGYKSVENIVHMHDLHATMLHLLGIDHTRLTVRFGGRDMRLTDVHGEIVHSILA; this is translated from the coding sequence ATGTTGCAACGTTGCGCCAACGGTTTCGGGGGACTGGCGCTGGCCGGGTTGCTGAGTGAAACCGGGAATCTATTGCGCGCGGAAACGGGCGGGGCGTCTGCTCCGAATGCCATCGGGATGCGCCCTTCGCATTTCGCGCCCAAGGCTCGGAATGTGATTTTCCTCTACATGGATGGCGGCCCCTCCCAAGTGGACACCTTCGATCCGAAGCCCCGGCTGAATCGCGAACATGGCAAGCCCTTCGGGTTGAAGATGGAGCCGACGCAGTTCAACAACAATGGCAATACCTTCGGCTGTCCGTGGGAATTCAATCGGCACGGACAATCGGGCCTGCCGGTGAGCACACTTTTTCCGCATGTCGCGGGTTGCGCCGACGATTTGTGTGTGATCCGTTCCATGACCGCGAATTTCTCGGAACACACGAACGCAAATTACTTCCTGCATACCGGCCTGGGCCTTTCCGGTCGTCCCAGCGTCGGAGCCTGGGTGAGCTACGGCTTGGGCAGTCAGAACCGGAACTTGCCCGGATTTGTCGTGCTCAATGGCGGGTTGATCCCGCCTGGCGGTCTTGAGAATTTTGGAAGCGGATTTCTTCCTGCGACGTTTCAAGGATCGGTCTTCAAGGCCGGACTCAAGCCCGTCGCCAACATTCAACCCCTTGAGTCGTCCTCGCGGCGGCAGCAGGACAAACTCGCCCTGATGCGCGAGCTCGATCAGACCTGGGTCGATCGCCTCGGGCCTGTTGACCATGTGGAGTCCGCCATCGCCAATTATGAACTCGCGTTCCGCATGCAGGCGGCGGTGCCCGAGCTGATGGATATCCGCGGCGAATCGCCCGCCACACGCGCCTTGTATGGACTCGACGCGCCCTATGATCACACGCGCACCTTCGGGTTGCAGTGCCTGATGGCAAGGCGGTTGACCGAGCGCGGGGTGCGATTCATCGAATTGACCTGTCCGCCCGCCGGAGGAGATCGCTGGGATCAACATGGGGGATTGAAGGCGGGTCATCAGAACAACGCGCGCGCGGTGGATCAACCGATCGCGGGTCTGTTGCGGGACCTGAAATCACGGGGACTGCTGGATCAAACGCTCGTGCTGTGGGCGGGAGAATTCGGACGGACGCCCTTCGCCCAGGGATCCGACGGGCGCGATCACAATCCATTCGGTTTTTCCGTCTGGCTCGCGGGAGGAGGGGTGAAGGGTGGCTTGGCTTACGGAGCCACGGATGATTACGGTTACAAGTCCGTGGAGAACATCGTGCATATGCATGATCTGCACGCGACGATGCTCCACTTGCTGGGCATCGATCACACCAGGCTGACTGTGAGGTTCGGCGGACGCGACATGCGGCTGACGGACGTTCACGGGGAGATCGTCCATTCGATTCTTGCCTGA